The proteins below are encoded in one region of Sulfolobus islandicus Y.N.15.51:
- a CDS encoding sodium:calcium antiporter — protein MVWFLILQLIALLILVALSATLMAKGTRELERSFGKGIAGGLILGFINALPETIIVIQAVLSGFYDIALGSALGGNILLLTLGIGLVSIFYYLKYKSNTITLDYDINIEYSSFLIAVIILGIAVAYGKLNYYIGLFLLSPYIYYIYRRYKTYRNISKNGKNKGNIIKGLIYVIIGGLPLIFTSKYLVSTISSIASMFNVSPLILAILITPIAAELEENLTAIKLISDSPSSVTTALMNFIGSKLENMTLLLGIIGISQTVSLRPSLLYLLLILATSLLALGIIKDRNIKVKEGLSLFGIYAILIAILLRFSA, from the coding sequence TTGGTATGGTTTTTAATATTACAGCTGATAGCCTTACTTATTTTAGTTGCATTGTCAGCTACTTTAATGGCTAAGGGGACACGAGAGTTAGAGAGGTCTTTCGGCAAAGGAATAGCGGGGGGATTAATATTAGGCTTTATAAACGCATTACCGGAAACTATTATTGTAATTCAAGCCGTCTTAAGCGGTTTTTATGATATTGCATTAGGTTCTGCTTTAGGCGGGAACATATTGCTACTTACCTTAGGGATAGGGCTTGTTTCTATTTTTTATTATCTAAAGTATAAGTCAAATACTATTACTTTAGATTATGATATAAATATAGAATATAGCTCATTTCTTATAGCAGTTATAATCTTAGGTATAGCGGTTGCATATGGTAAGCTAAACTATTATATAGGTCTCTTTTTGCTTTCCCCTTATATATACTATATTTATAGAAGATATAAAACTTACAGAAATATATCTAAAAATGGAAAGAATAAGGGCAATATAATAAAGGGACTAATTTACGTTATAATAGGAGGTTTACCATTGATTTTTACATCCAAGTATTTGGTTTCCACTATAAGTAGCATTGCAAGTATGTTTAATGTCTCACCACTAATACTCGCAATACTAATAACTCCTATTGCCGCAGAGTTAGAAGAAAATTTGACTGCAATAAAATTAATATCTGATTCACCATCAAGTGTAACCACAGCATTAATGAATTTCATAGGTAGTAAATTGGAAAACATGACGTTACTCTTAGGTATAATAGGTATTTCTCAAACAGTTAGTCTTAGACCATCTCTACTATACCTTTTGCTAATACTAGCTACAAGTCTATTGGCTTTAGGAATAATAAAGGATAGAAATATAAAAGTCAAAGAAGGATTATCTCTATTTGGAATCTACGCAATTCTAATCGCAATTCTGCTAAGGTTTTCAGCTTAA
- a CDS encoding bifunctional 2-dehydro-3-deoxy-phosphogluconate/2-dehydro-3-deoxy-6-phosphogalactonate aldolase, with protein MPEIVTPIITPFTKDNRIDKDKLTLHAENLIRKGIDKLFVNGTTGLGPSLSPEEKLENLKVVYDVTNKIIFQVGGLNLDDAIRLAKLSKDFDIVGIASYAPYYYPRMPERHLIKYFKMLCEVSPHPVYLYNYPTATGKDIDAKIAKEIGCFAGVKDTIENIIHTLDYKRLNPNMLVYSGSDMLIATVASTGLDGNVAAGSNYLPEVTVSIKKLAMERKIDEALKLQFLHDEIIEASRIFGSLSSNYVLTKYFQGYDLGNPRPPIFPLDEEEERQLIKKVEGIRAKLVELKILKE; from the coding sequence ATGCCAGAGATCGTAACTCCAATCATAACTCCATTTACTAAAGATAATAGAATAGATAAGGATAAGTTAACGCTACATGCGGAGAATCTCATAAGGAAAGGGATAGATAAGTTATTTGTGAACGGTACTACTGGTCTTGGTCCCTCACTATCTCCAGAGGAGAAGTTAGAGAATCTAAAGGTAGTTTATGACGTTACCAATAAGATAATATTTCAAGTTGGTGGATTAAATCTAGACGATGCTATAAGATTAGCTAAGTTAAGTAAGGATTTCGATATTGTTGGCATAGCTTCATATGCCCCATATTACTACCCTAGAATGCCAGAAAGACACTTAATAAAGTATTTTAAGATGTTGTGCGAAGTGTCCCCACACCCTGTTTATTTGTATAACTATCCAACGGCTACGGGTAAAGATATAGACGCAAAAATTGCTAAGGAGATAGGCTGTTTCGCGGGAGTAAAGGACACTATCGAAAACATAATTCACACCTTAGATTACAAGCGTTTAAATCCCAACATGCTAGTGTATAGTGGATCTGACATGTTAATTGCCACAGTAGCTTCTACGGGTTTAGATGGTAACGTTGCTGCTGGTTCAAACTATCTTCCTGAGGTTACTGTGTCAATTAAGAAATTAGCCATGGAAAGGAAAATTGATGAAGCACTTAAGTTACAGTTCCTTCATGACGAGATAATAGAGGCATCTAGAATATTCGGGAGCTTATCTTCAAATTATGTTCTAACTAAGTACTTCCAAGGATACGATTTAGGAAATCCTAGACCTCCAATATTCCCATTAGATGAGGAAGAAGAGAGACAGTTAATTAAGAAAGTTGAGGGTATAAGGGCTAAACTTGTAGAGCTTAAAATATTGAAAGAATAG
- the kdgK gene encoding bifunctional 2-dehydro-3-deoxygluconokinase/2-dehydro-3-deoxygalactonokinase yields MVDVIALGEPLVQFNSFTSGPLRFVNYFEKHIAGSELNFCIAVIRNHLSCGLIARVGNDEFGRNIIEYSRAQGIDTTYIKVDKESFTGIYFIQRGYPIPMKSELVYYRRGSAGSRLSPEDVDEKYIKSARLIHSTGITLAISDSAKEAVIKAFELAESRSLDTNIRPKLWSSLEKARETILSILKKYDIEVLITDPDDTKILLDVTDPDDAYRKYKESGVKVLLYKLGAKGAMAYKDSVKAFKEGYKVQVEDPTGAGDAMAGTFVSLYLQGKDVEYSLAHGIAASTLVITVRGDNELTPTTEDAERFLNEFKT; encoded by the coding sequence ATGGTTGATGTAATAGCTTTAGGAGAGCCTTTAGTCCAATTTAATTCTTTTACCTCTGGTCCATTAAGATTCGTAAACTATTTTGAAAAACATATAGCAGGATCTGAGTTGAATTTCTGCATTGCCGTTATTAGAAATCATCTATCATGCGGTTTAATAGCGAGAGTAGGTAATGACGAGTTTGGAAGAAATATCATAGAGTATTCCAGAGCTCAAGGTATTGATACTACCTATATAAAGGTTGATAAGGAGTCTTTCACCGGGATATATTTTATACAGAGGGGTTATCCGATACCAATGAAAAGTGAACTAGTCTACTACAGAAGAGGCAGTGCAGGAAGTAGACTTTCTCCAGAAGACGTAGATGAAAAATACATTAAGAGTGCTAGGTTAATTCATTCAACTGGGATAACATTGGCTATAAGCGACAGTGCTAAGGAGGCTGTGATTAAAGCGTTTGAATTGGCAGAATCTAGGAGTCTAGACACAAATATCAGACCTAAACTTTGGAGCAGCCTTGAAAAAGCTAGGGAAACAATCCTTTCAATATTAAAGAAATACGATATTGAGGTACTAATAACGGATCCAGATGACACTAAAATTTTGCTTGATGTTACGGATCCAGATGACGCATATAGGAAATATAAAGAGTCAGGAGTCAAAGTCTTACTCTATAAATTAGGTGCTAAAGGTGCTATGGCATATAAAGACAGCGTAAAGGCCTTTAAAGAAGGCTATAAAGTACAAGTTGAGGATCCTACTGGAGCTGGTGATGCAATGGCAGGGACATTTGTTTCGTTGTATTTGCAGGGAAAGGATGTAGAATATTCGTTAGCTCATGGTATTGCGGCGTCAACTCTAGTTATAACAGTAAGGGGAGACAATGAACTTACGCCCACTACTGAGGATGCCGAAAGATTTTTAAATGAGTTTAAAACGTAA
- the gapN gene encoding NADP-dependent glyceraldehyde-3-phosphate dehydrogenase: protein MEKTSLLIKSKELTGIYELKDGISYFKAYLAGQWISGDEWQDVISPIDLNVIAKIPKLSGNQVDNTLEHIYRKGRWTIRDTPGEKRLDIYKKMASLLDKFKEDFVNVLMINNGKIRTAAEGEVKAAIERLLRADLDVKETRGDYVPGDWSSETLETEAVVRKEPVGVVLSIVPFNYPLFDTVNKIVYTTVIGNAIIIKPPSSTPLPILMLAKVMELASFPKDSFAIITLPGREMNKVVGDKRIQAISLTGSTETGEEVVRNAGIKQFIMELGGGDPAIVLSDADLAWAAQRIATGIISYTGQRCDSVKLVLVEEEVYDTLKDLLVKELTKSVKVGDPRDPSTTVGPVIDVKTVDEWEKAIKDAVEKGGKILFGGKRLGPTYIEPVLIEAPKETLKDMYFYNKEVFASAALLIKVKNIDEALEISNSRKYGLDAAIFGKDINKIRKLQRFLEVGAVYINDYPRHGIGYFPFGGRKDSGIGREGIGYTIQYVTAYKSIVYNYKGKGIWEYL, encoded by the coding sequence ATGGAGAAAACTTCATTGTTGATAAAATCTAAGGAGCTTACGGGAATCTATGAACTAAAAGATGGAATATCTTACTTTAAGGCTTATTTAGCAGGCCAGTGGATTAGTGGAGATGAGTGGCAAGATGTAATTAGTCCAATTGACTTAAACGTTATAGCAAAAATTCCTAAATTAAGCGGGAATCAAGTAGATAATACCCTAGAGCACATATATAGAAAGGGAAGATGGACTATACGAGATACACCGGGGGAAAAGAGATTAGACATATATAAGAAGATGGCATCTTTGTTGGATAAATTTAAGGAAGATTTCGTTAATGTGCTAATGATTAACAACGGTAAAATAAGAACTGCTGCAGAAGGTGAAGTCAAAGCTGCAATAGAGAGGTTATTACGCGCAGATTTAGACGTCAAAGAAACAAGAGGAGATTATGTACCTGGCGATTGGAGCTCAGAGACTTTAGAGACAGAAGCTGTAGTAAGAAAAGAACCAGTGGGAGTTGTTCTTTCCATTGTGCCATTTAATTATCCCCTATTTGATACTGTAAATAAAATAGTTTACACTACTGTAATTGGAAATGCAATAATTATTAAACCACCATCTTCAACTCCATTACCCATCTTAATGCTAGCTAAGGTTATGGAATTAGCGAGTTTTCCGAAGGATTCGTTTGCCATAATTACTCTACCCGGCAGAGAGATGAATAAGGTAGTTGGAGACAAAAGGATTCAAGCGATATCATTAACTGGAAGTACTGAAACTGGAGAAGAGGTAGTAAGAAACGCTGGAATTAAACAATTCATAATGGAACTAGGAGGAGGAGATCCAGCAATAGTTTTGAGTGATGCGGATTTGGCATGGGCTGCGCAAAGAATAGCAACTGGAATAATAAGCTATACTGGACAAAGATGTGATTCAGTAAAGTTAGTTCTGGTTGAAGAAGAAGTGTATGATACACTGAAAGACTTGCTTGTAAAAGAGTTGACAAAATCAGTTAAGGTTGGAGATCCTAGGGATCCATCAACGACCGTTGGACCCGTTATAGACGTAAAAACAGTAGATGAATGGGAAAAGGCTATAAAAGATGCTGTTGAAAAAGGTGGGAAAATACTATTTGGAGGTAAGAGATTAGGTCCTACGTATATTGAACCAGTATTAATAGAGGCGCCAAAAGAGACCCTTAAAGACATGTACTTCTATAATAAGGAAGTATTTGCGTCTGCAGCGCTTTTAATTAAAGTTAAAAACATTGATGAGGCTTTAGAAATTTCCAATAGTAGAAAATATGGATTGGATGCAGCAATATTTGGAAAAGACATAAACAAGATTAGGAAGCTTCAAAGGTTCTTAGAAGTAGGTGCTGTTTATATAAACGACTATCCCAGACATGGAATTGGCTACTTCCCATTTGGCGGAAGGAAGGATTCTGGAATTGGTAGAGAGGGTATTGGGTACACAATTCAATATGTAACAGCCTACAAATCAATAGTCTATAATTATAAAGGGAAAGGTATTTGGGAATACTTGTAA